From the genome of Chania multitudinisentens RB-25, one region includes:
- the malZ gene encoding maltodextrin glucosidase: protein MLNAWHQPVPPFVVKKRQCLEITLWLQGDDLPEQVFLRTEPDNEEWLLKMQAQASAGLWCYHTSLALNEGEATRRYCFKLLWATRQQWFGPQGWSLIPPGQLAQFAVDEPNNSPMWVADQVFYQIFPDRFASSGGAHGIESGSYHHDAAGCDVVRRDWQHPLEGKHAASTFYGGDLDGISEKLPYLQQLGVTALYLNPIFTSPSVHKYDTEDYYQVDPYFGGNEALQRLRVSTHQVGIKIMLDGVFNHTGDSHPWFDRHRQAEQGACHNADSPYRGWFNFYPNGEALAWKGHTNLPKLNFAEPQVAEAIYRADNSVVRYWMRPPYSIDGWRLDVVHMLGENGGAEGNLHHLAGLYQVAKQENPNAYILGEHFGDARRWLHAGVEDAAMNYVGFALPVRAFLAGQDVAYHPVQIDAATCAEWMDGYRAGLPHNRQLIQFNQLDSHDTARFLTMLENNQRRMQMAAVWLISWIGVPCLYYGDEIGLDGGNDPFCRKPFPWDEGAWDHPLLALFRRLIALRKQSKALRRGGCQVLYAAGETLVFVRTYQQEQVLVALQRSGSDEVLLPYSPLLAKGAWQRLEGEGELNAVDNGLQLRLGAESAALWRLAE from the coding sequence ATGCTTAACGCTTGGCATCAACCCGTTCCCCCTTTTGTGGTGAAAAAAAGGCAATGTCTGGAGATCACGCTGTGGCTACAGGGTGATGATTTACCTGAGCAGGTCTTTTTGCGTACAGAACCGGATAATGAAGAATGGTTATTGAAAATGCAGGCGCAGGCCTCGGCCGGTTTGTGGTGTTATCATACCAGTCTGGCGCTGAATGAAGGGGAAGCGACCAGGCGCTATTGCTTCAAACTGCTGTGGGCCACACGGCAACAGTGGTTTGGCCCGCAGGGCTGGTCGTTGATACCGCCTGGGCAACTGGCACAGTTCGCCGTGGATGAGCCGAATAATAGCCCGATGTGGGTGGCCGATCAGGTGTTTTATCAGATATTCCCCGATCGTTTTGCCAGCAGCGGCGGGGCGCATGGTATTGAAAGCGGGAGTTATCACCATGATGCGGCCGGCTGCGATGTGGTTCGCCGTGATTGGCAACATCCGTTGGAAGGGAAACATGCGGCTTCCACCTTCTACGGCGGTGATCTGGATGGCATCAGTGAAAAACTGCCGTATCTGCAACAGCTTGGCGTGACGGCGTTATACCTCAACCCGATCTTTACCTCTCCGAGTGTGCATAAATACGACACAGAAGATTATTATCAGGTCGATCCCTACTTCGGTGGGAATGAGGCGCTACAGCGTTTGCGAGTAAGCACTCACCAGGTGGGTATCAAGATCATGCTGGATGGCGTGTTTAACCATACGGGCGACTCGCACCCGTGGTTCGATCGCCACCGGCAGGCGGAACAGGGTGCCTGCCATAATGCCGATTCCCCTTATCGCGGTTGGTTTAACTTTTATCCAAATGGCGAGGCGCTGGCCTGGAAAGGCCATACCAATCTACCAAAGCTCAATTTCGCTGAACCTCAGGTGGCGGAGGCGATTTATCGCGCTGATAACAGCGTGGTGCGTTACTGGATGCGGCCACCGTACAGTATCGACGGCTGGCGGCTGGATGTGGTGCATATGCTGGGTGAAAACGGCGGTGCTGAGGGTAACCTGCATCATCTGGCTGGGCTCTATCAAGTGGCTAAGCAAGAAAACCCCAACGCTTATATCTTGGGCGAACATTTTGGCGATGCACGCCGTTGGCTGCATGCCGGGGTTGAAGACGCCGCCATGAACTATGTGGGCTTTGCTTTACCGGTGCGGGCATTTCTGGCTGGGCAGGATGTGGCCTATCACCCGGTACAGATTGATGCCGCCACCTGCGCGGAGTGGATGGACGGTTACCGTGCTGGGTTGCCGCATAATCGTCAGTTGATACAGTTTAATCAACTAGACAGCCACGACACAGCGCGTTTCTTGACGATGCTGGAAAATAACCAGCGGCGCATGCAGATGGCAGCGGTGTGGTTGATAAGCTGGATTGGCGTGCCCTGTTTGTACTACGGCGATGAAATCGGTTTGGACGGCGGCAACGATCCGTTCTGCCGCAAGCCATTCCCCTGGGATGAGGGCGCATGGGACCACCCATTGTTGGCACTGTTCCGCCGCCTGATTGCGCTGCGCAAACAAAGCAAAGCGCTACGGCGCGGTGGCTGCCAGGTGCTGTATGCCGCAGGGGAAACGTTGGTGTTTGTACGTACTTACCAGCAAGAGCAAGTACTGGTGGCGCTACAACGCAGTGGTAGTGATGAAGTGCTGCTGCCTTACAGCCCGTTGCTGGCAAAAGGCGCATGGCAGCGGTTAGAGGGAGAAGGTGAACTCAACGCGGTAGATAATGGGCTGCAATTACGGTTAGGTGCAGAATCTGCCGCATTATGGCGGTTAGCAGAATAG